In Pseudomonadota bacterium, one DNA window encodes the following:
- a CDS encoding ribonuclease HI, producing MPSLLLEEVLSSYSAGPQTGIFTDGGCQPNPGPGGWGYVHVVNGEILHQEHGHAPQTTNNRMELTALIRALSALPKDARVEMHSDSLLCVKTVNEWAPSWEKRGWKRSTGPIANLDLVQELYALSLSHPGVKLMWIKAHNGWLWNEYADSLSTAWTRTIL from the coding sequence ATGCCATCCCTGTTACTAGAAGAGGTACTAAGCTCCTATTCAGCCGGACCACAAACGGGGATATTCACCGATGGTGGCTGCCAACCTAATCCTGGCCCTGGTGGCTGGGGTTATGTGCACGTAGTGAATGGAGAGATCCTTCACCAGGAGCACGGCCATGCCCCACAAACAACCAACAACCGCATGGAGCTTACGGCCCTTATCCGAGCTCTCTCCGCGCTCCCTAAGGACGCTCGTGTAGAGATGCACTCAGATAGCCTACTGTGCGTAAAGACCGTTAACGAGTGGGCTCCGAGTTGGGAAAAGCGGGGCTGGAAGAGAAGCACCGGTCCCATTGCAAATCTTGATCTTGTGCAGGAGCTCTATGCTCTAAGCCTCTCGCATCCCGGTGTTAAGCTTATGTGGATTAAGGCGCATAACGGCTGGCTATGGAACGAATACGCTGACTCGCTTTCTACCGCCTGGACGAGAACCATCTTATAG
- a CDS encoding ABC transporter substrate-binding protein has protein sequence MVRIVTLIIAVAAQILSTNSVWADVATSPKIEMQTTVNEIVRIAAIYPEESQKAERRAKLRAVINPKFNFSEMAKRSLGANWNDISIEEQQDFTTVFSELLARTYLSKIETVKPGMVKVESESVELSRASVKTSVISKGDTFPIEYRLSFQDGRWQVYDVVIENIGLVANYRNEFSGIIRKSKFSGLMEKLRAKVG, from the coding sequence ATGGTTCGTATCGTTACTCTAATTATCGCCGTGGCTGCTCAGATCTTATCGACTAATTCTGTCTGGGCAGATGTTGCTACTTCGCCAAAAATAGAGATGCAAACTACGGTCAATGAGATCGTGCGTATTGCCGCCATCTATCCAGAGGAGTCCCAAAAGGCAGAGCGACGTGCAAAGTTACGCGCGGTTATTAATCCGAAGTTTAATTTCTCTGAGATGGCGAAGCGCTCTCTTGGGGCAAACTGGAACGATATTAGCATTGAAGAGCAGCAGGACTTTACCACCGTATTCTCTGAGCTCCTGGCGCGTACCTACCTATCTAAGATAGAAACGGTTAAGCCTGGTATGGTAAAGGTAGAGTCCGAGTCGGTTGAACTTTCCAGAGCCTCTGTAAAAACCAGCGTTATCAGTAAGGGTGACACATTTCCGATTGAGTATAGACTCTCATTCCAAGATGGTCGCTGGCAGGTGTATGACGTTGTGATTGAGAATATCGGACTCGTTGCAAACTACAGAAACGAGTTCTCGGGCATTATTCGTAAGAGCAAATTCTCCGGACTTATGGAGAAACTTCGGGCCAAGGTCGGATAA